In Kryptolebias marmoratus isolate JLee-2015 linkage group LG4, ASM164957v2, whole genome shotgun sequence, the following proteins share a genomic window:
- the LOC108247388 gene encoding inter-alpha-trypsin inhibitor heavy chain H3 isoform X2 has translation MGRAVVQLTLVGLLLALAASQPKKDDWDIYSFHINSTVTGRYATTVITSRVANRMNESKEIEFHVQIPKNAFISKFRMFIDGQVYDGVVKTKEQAQQQYTQAVSRGESAGIVSSVGRTMEEFKTSVTVAAHKKVTFELTYEELLKRTRGKYELQIHTRPMQPVKDFKVDVYIYEKAGISFIDVKGGLSTKALANAITKTHADNKAWVYFYPTVDQQKTCDSCGEQGMNGDLVIVYDVNRDTGLGDIKTSDGYFVHHFAPSSLPRIPKNIVFIIDQSGSMSGRKMEQTRIALVHILNDLAGDDFFGIISFDSEIFHWKRELVQATSVNLEGAKEFARNIKDRGATDINAAVLEGARMLNAHPREGSASILILLTDGDPTSGVTNFEIIQSNVRRAIAGKFPLYCLGFGFDVKFEFLEKMSLENNGVARRIYEDSDADVQLKGFYEEVATPLLTDVTMIYLGGTNLTQTNFSQYYNGSEIVVAGEIMDNDIETFSPQVVAISSSRKLTFSTTNTPVEPSTGTVTVGLLQRVWAYLTVKQLLEKELLLSGAEKEKVKKEVLELSLKYSFVTPLTSMVVTKPEGEKTQVLHKPADIGYEGYYDYSDFEDLGVLEDNVMTTLVPVFQKFLLQTENQSPPLCFDIAGGVILKLFHHPSRELYMNGELDSVTNGGFKTIVIHVRSDQHVEVDTDGITVREGQSTTRHTGQDPITAGNVTVIKRDKEIDIAAEDIRGVILVHEKDGNKFLWPVIRQMPSANNTEGILALKPADYEEVKQGQSTNLKIKDQQIPSTSSSADDYSVLPPVELSCWLVSPDHALQRPLQDFISAQI, from the exons GTTTATAGACGGTCAGGTTTATGATGGAGTTGTGAAAACAAAGGAGCAGGCTCAGCAGCAGTACACTCAGGCTGTGTCTCGTGGTGAAAGTGCAGGAATTGTCAG CTCTGTAGGGAGGACCATGGAGGAATTTAAAACTTCTGTAACTGTGGCGGCTCACAAAAAGGTCACCTTTGAGCTCACATATGAGGAACTACTGAAACGCACTCGTGGCAAATATGAGCTGCAGATCCACACTCGACCCATGCAGCCTGTCAAAGACTTCAAG GTTGACGTGTACATCTATGAAAAAGCTGGGATCAGTTTCATTGATGTGAAAGGAGGACTGAGCACTAAAGCCCTGGCTAATGCCATCACCAAGACACATGCAGACAACAAG GCCTGGGTGTATTTCTATCCAACTGTGGACCAGCAGAAAACTTGTGACAGCTGTGGAGAACAAGGTATGAATGGAGATCTGGTTATTGTTTATGATGTCAACAGAGACACTGGACTGGGAGACATCAAG ACATCAGACGGGTACTTTGTCCATCACTTTGCTCCATCTAGTCTTCCTCGAATACCAAAGAATATCGTTTTTATTATTGACCAAAGTGGCTCGATGTCTGGCAGAAAAATGGAACAG acTCGAATTGCTTTGGTCCATATTTTAAATGACCTGGCAGGAGACGACTTCTTTGGTATTATTTCCTTTGATAGCGAAATATTTCACTGGAAACGAGAACTTGTTCAGGCCACCAGCGTAAATTTGGAGGGGGCAAAAGAATTTGCGAGGAATATAAAGGACAGAGGAG CTACAGACATTAATGCAGCAGTGCTGGAAGGAGCTCGTATGCTGAATGCACATCCCAGAGAAGGTTCAGCATCTATTCTGATCCTTCTCACAGATGGAGACCCAACCTCAG GAGTGACTAATTTTGAAATTATACAGTCAAATGTAAGACGGGCCATTGCAGGAAAGTTCCCTCTCTACTGTCTTGGTTTTGGGTTTGATGTCAAGTTTGAGTTCCTTGAGAAAATGTCACTGGAGAACAATGGTGTGGCGAGACGGATTTATGAAGACTCTGATGCCGATGTACAACTGAAG GGTTTCTATGAAGAAGTGGCCACTCCTCTATTGACAGATGTGACCATGATCTACCTGGGTGGAACCAATCTGACCCAGACTAATTTCAGTCAGTATTATAATGGCTCTGAGATTGTGGTGGCTGGTGAGATCATGGACAATGACATTGAAACCTTCAGTCCACAAGTTGTGGCCATTTCA AGTAGTAGAAAATTGACATTTTCTACCACCAACACCCCTGTGGAGCCCTCTACTGGAACAGTGACTGTAGGCCTCCTTCAGAGGGTTTGGGCCTACCTCACAGTTAAACAGCTACTGGAGAAAGA GTTGCTGTTGTCTGgggctgagaaagaaaaagtgaagaaagaaGTTTTGGAGCTGTCTCTGAAGTACAGCTTTGTGACCCCACTCACATCCATGGTGGTCACCAAGCCTGAGGGGGAGAAAACACAAGTCCTTCACAAACCAGCAGACATAGGATATGAAG GATACTACGATTATAGTGATTTTGAAG atcTCGGAGTTTTGGAGGATAATGTTATGACAACTTTGG TTCCTGTTTTCCAAAAATTTTTGCTTCAAACTGAGAATCAGTCTCCCCCGCTGTGCTTTGACATCGCAGGAGGAGTCATTCTTAAACTCTTTCATCATCCCAGCAGAG AGCTGTATATGAATGGTGAGCTGGATTCGGTAACAAACGGGGGCTTCAAAACAATTGTCATCCATGTCAGAAGTGACCAACATGTTGAGGTTGACACAGATGGAATAACTGTTCGAGAGGGACAGTCTACAACACGCCACACAGGACAGGATCCCATCACAGCTGGAAA TGTGACGGTGATCAAGAGGGACAAAGAAATCGATATTGCTGCTGAAGACATACGGGGGGTCATCTTAGTTCATGAGAAGGACGGCAACAAATTCCTTTGGCCGGTTATAAGACAGATGCCTTCTGCCAACAACACTGAGGGAATTTTAG CCCTAAAGCCTGCAGATTATGAGGAGGTGAAACAAGGACAAAGCACTAATCTGAAAATCAAAGACCAACAGATTCCTTCTACTAG ctCCTCTGCTGATGACTACAGTGTTCTCCCTCCTGTGGAATTATCCTGCTGGCTCGTTTCACCTGATCATGCTCTGCAGAGACCCCTgcaggatttcatctctgcacaaatttaa
- the LOC108247388 gene encoding inter-alpha-trypsin inhibitor heavy chain H3 isoform X1, which yields MGRAVVQLTLVGLLLALAASQPKKDDWDIYSFHINSTVTGRYATTVITSRVANRMNESKEIEFHVQIPKNAFISKFRMFIDGQVYDGVVKTKEQAQQQYTQAVSRGESAGIVSSVGRTMEEFKTSVTVAAHKKVTFELTYEELLKRTRGKYELQIHTRPMQPVKDFKVDVYIYEKAGISFIDVKGGLSTKALANAITKTHADNKAWVYFYPTVDQQKTCDSCGEQGMNGDLVIVYDVNRDTGLGDIKTSDGYFVHHFAPSSLPRIPKNIVFIIDQSGSMSGRKMEQTRIALVHILNDLAGDDFFGIISFDSEIFHWKRELVQATSVNLEGAKEFARNIKDRGATDINAAVLEGARMLNAHPREGSASILILLTDGDPTSGVTNFEIIQSNVRRAIAGKFPLYCLGFGFDVKFEFLEKMSLENNGVARRIYEDSDADVQLKGFYEEVATPLLTDVTMIYLGGTNLTQTNFSQYYNGSEIVVAGEIMDNDIETFSPQVVAISSSRKLTFSTTNTPVEPSTGTVTVGLLQRVWAYLTVKQLLEKELLLSGAEKEKVKKEVLELSLKYSFVTPLTSMVVTKPEGEKTQVLHKPADIGYEDIVFHSPGYYDYSDFEDLGVLEDNVMTTLVPVFQKFLLQTENQSPPLCFDIAGGVILKLFHHPSRELYMNGELDSVTNGGFKTIVIHVRSDQHVEVDTDGITVREGQSTTRHTGQDPITAGNVTVIKRDKEIDIAAEDIRGVILVHEKDGNKFLWPVIRQMPSANNTEGILALKPADYEEVKQGQSTNLKIKDQQIPSTSSSADDYSVLPPVELSCWLVSPDHALQRPLQDFISAQI from the exons GTTTATAGACGGTCAGGTTTATGATGGAGTTGTGAAAACAAAGGAGCAGGCTCAGCAGCAGTACACTCAGGCTGTGTCTCGTGGTGAAAGTGCAGGAATTGTCAG CTCTGTAGGGAGGACCATGGAGGAATTTAAAACTTCTGTAACTGTGGCGGCTCACAAAAAGGTCACCTTTGAGCTCACATATGAGGAACTACTGAAACGCACTCGTGGCAAATATGAGCTGCAGATCCACACTCGACCCATGCAGCCTGTCAAAGACTTCAAG GTTGACGTGTACATCTATGAAAAAGCTGGGATCAGTTTCATTGATGTGAAAGGAGGACTGAGCACTAAAGCCCTGGCTAATGCCATCACCAAGACACATGCAGACAACAAG GCCTGGGTGTATTTCTATCCAACTGTGGACCAGCAGAAAACTTGTGACAGCTGTGGAGAACAAGGTATGAATGGAGATCTGGTTATTGTTTATGATGTCAACAGAGACACTGGACTGGGAGACATCAAG ACATCAGACGGGTACTTTGTCCATCACTTTGCTCCATCTAGTCTTCCTCGAATACCAAAGAATATCGTTTTTATTATTGACCAAAGTGGCTCGATGTCTGGCAGAAAAATGGAACAG acTCGAATTGCTTTGGTCCATATTTTAAATGACCTGGCAGGAGACGACTTCTTTGGTATTATTTCCTTTGATAGCGAAATATTTCACTGGAAACGAGAACTTGTTCAGGCCACCAGCGTAAATTTGGAGGGGGCAAAAGAATTTGCGAGGAATATAAAGGACAGAGGAG CTACAGACATTAATGCAGCAGTGCTGGAAGGAGCTCGTATGCTGAATGCACATCCCAGAGAAGGTTCAGCATCTATTCTGATCCTTCTCACAGATGGAGACCCAACCTCAG GAGTGACTAATTTTGAAATTATACAGTCAAATGTAAGACGGGCCATTGCAGGAAAGTTCCCTCTCTACTGTCTTGGTTTTGGGTTTGATGTCAAGTTTGAGTTCCTTGAGAAAATGTCACTGGAGAACAATGGTGTGGCGAGACGGATTTATGAAGACTCTGATGCCGATGTACAACTGAAG GGTTTCTATGAAGAAGTGGCCACTCCTCTATTGACAGATGTGACCATGATCTACCTGGGTGGAACCAATCTGACCCAGACTAATTTCAGTCAGTATTATAATGGCTCTGAGATTGTGGTGGCTGGTGAGATCATGGACAATGACATTGAAACCTTCAGTCCACAAGTTGTGGCCATTTCA AGTAGTAGAAAATTGACATTTTCTACCACCAACACCCCTGTGGAGCCCTCTACTGGAACAGTGACTGTAGGCCTCCTTCAGAGGGTTTGGGCCTACCTCACAGTTAAACAGCTACTGGAGAAAGA GTTGCTGTTGTCTGgggctgagaaagaaaaagtgaagaaagaaGTTTTGGAGCTGTCTCTGAAGTACAGCTTTGTGACCCCACTCACATCCATGGTGGTCACCAAGCCTGAGGGGGAGAAAACACAAGTCCTTCACAAACCAGCAGACATAGGATATGAAG ATATTGTATTTCATTCCCCAGGATACTACGATTATAGTGATTTTGAAG atcTCGGAGTTTTGGAGGATAATGTTATGACAACTTTGG TTCCTGTTTTCCAAAAATTTTTGCTTCAAACTGAGAATCAGTCTCCCCCGCTGTGCTTTGACATCGCAGGAGGAGTCATTCTTAAACTCTTTCATCATCCCAGCAGAG AGCTGTATATGAATGGTGAGCTGGATTCGGTAACAAACGGGGGCTTCAAAACAATTGTCATCCATGTCAGAAGTGACCAACATGTTGAGGTTGACACAGATGGAATAACTGTTCGAGAGGGACAGTCTACAACACGCCACACAGGACAGGATCCCATCACAGCTGGAAA TGTGACGGTGATCAAGAGGGACAAAGAAATCGATATTGCTGCTGAAGACATACGGGGGGTCATCTTAGTTCATGAGAAGGACGGCAACAAATTCCTTTGGCCGGTTATAAGACAGATGCCTTCTGCCAACAACACTGAGGGAATTTTAG CCCTAAAGCCTGCAGATTATGAGGAGGTGAAACAAGGACAAAGCACTAATCTGAAAATCAAAGACCAACAGATTCCTTCTACTAG ctCCTCTGCTGATGACTACAGTGTTCTCCCTCCTGTGGAATTATCCTGCTGGCTCGTTTCACCTGATCATGCTCTGCAGAGACCCCTgcaggatttcatctctgcacaaatttaa